One Cucurbita pepo subsp. pepo cultivar mu-cu-16 chromosome LG07, ASM280686v2, whole genome shotgun sequence genomic region harbors:
- the LOC111799206 gene encoding 60S ribosomal protein L28-2-like: MANVPGQLVWEIVKKNSSFLVKEFGRGNVGVQFSKEPNNLYNLNSYKHSGLANRKTLTIQAGGKDLSILIATTKTKKQNKPASLLHKSITRKEFPRMVKTVTNQVADNYYRPDLKNAALAKLSAVHRIFDHPI; the protein is encoded by the exons ATGGCGAACGTTCCGGGGCAGTTGGTGTGGGAAATCGTGAAGAAAAACAGCTCTTTCCTCGTTAAAGAGTTTGGCAGAGGCAATGTTGGTGTTCAATTCAGCAAAGAGCCAAACAACCTCTACAATCTCAACTCCTACAAGCATTCCG GCTTAGCGAACCGTAAGACATTGACCATTCAGGCAGGGGGCAAGGATTTGTCAATATTGATAGCGACAACAAAGACGAAGAAGCAGAATAAACCCGCGAGTTTGCTCCACAAGTCAATTACGAGGAAGGAATTTCCTCGCATGGTTAAGACTGTGACTAATCAG GTGGCTGACAATTACTACCGCCCAGACTTGAAGAACGCTGCCCTTGCAAAACTAAGCGCAGTTCATAGGATCTTTGACCATCCCATTTAA
- the LOC111798353 gene encoding tetraspanin-2-like yields the protein MGVSNKITAIVNFLALLCSIPIIGAGIWLASKPDNGCIHFFRWPVVLLGVLILLVSLAGFIGAYWNRQGLLAFYLFCMALLIGLLLVLLVFTFVVTRPNGSYSVMGRGYKEYRLDGFSSWLRNHLTNSRNWPKIRTCLAESNTCPKLNQLYVAADQFFAADISPLQSGCCKPPTACGYNFVNPTLWLNPGNPMADPDCYVWSNDQTQLCYNCNSCKAGLLGNLRMEWRKANVVLIVTLVVLIWVYVIGCSAFKNAQTEDLFRRYKQGWI from the exons ATGGGTGTAAGCAACAAGATCACAGCAATTGTGAATTTCTTGGCTCTCCTCTGCTCCATTCCTATAATCGGCGCCGGAATTTGGCTGGCTTCCAAGCCCGACAACGGATGCATCCATTTTTTCCGGTGGCCGGTGGTTCTCCTCGGCGTTTTAATCCTCCTCGTCTCCTTAGCCGGATTCATTGGTGCCTACTGGAACAGACAAGGGTTATTAGCCTTTTACCTCTTCTGTATGGCTCTTCTAATCGGCCTCTTGCTCGTCCTTCTCGTCTTCACCTTCGTCGTCACTCGCCCCAACGGCAGCTACTCCGTCATGGGCCGCGGATACAAAGAGTACCGGCTCGACGGATTCTCGTCCTGGCTCAGGAATCATCTCACTAATTCTCGAAATTGGCCAAAGATTAGGACGTGCTTGGCTGAATCTAATacttgtcctaagcttaaccAGCTGTACGTCGCCGCCGATCAGTTTTTCGCGGCGGACATCTCGCCGCTTCAG TCAGGATGCTGTAAACCTCCAACGGCTTGTGGTTATAACTTTGTGAACCCAACACTGTGGCTGAACCCTGGTAATCCTATGGCTGACCCTGACTGCTATGTTTGGAGCAATGACCAGACCCAGTTGTGCTACAATTGCAACTCTTGCAAGGCTGGTCTCTTGGGGAATCTCAGGATGGAATGGAGGAAAGCCAATGTGGTTCTTATTGTCACTCTGGTTGTCCTGATTTGGGTCTATGTAATCGGCTGCAGCGCCTTCAAGAACGCTCAGACCGAGGACCTCTTTCGTCGATACAAACAGGGTTGGATCTAa
- the LOC111799207 gene encoding 60S ribosomal protein L31-like, with the protein MVEKTKGRKEEVVTREYTINLHKRLHGCTFKKKAPKAIKEIRRFAEKAMGTKDVRVDVKLNKHIWSRGIRSVPRRIRVRIARKRNDDEDAKEELYSLVTVSEISADGLKGLGTKVIEEDD; encoded by the exons ATGGTGGAGAAGACCAAAGGCAGAAAGGAGGAGGTAGTTACCAGAGAGTACACCATTAACCTTCACAAGCGCCTTCATGGCTG CACCTTTAAGAAGAAGGCCCCAAAGGCCATCAAGGAGATCAGGAGATTTGCTGAGAAGGCTATGGGAACAAAGGATGTGAGAGTGGATGTGAAGCTGAACAAGCATATCTGGAGCAGGGGAATCAGGAGTGTGCCTAGAAGAATCAGAGTTCGCATTGCTCGCAAGAGGAACGATGATGAAGATGCCAAGGAAGAGTTGTACTCCCTCGTTACCGTTTCAGAAATCTCTGCTGACGGACTGAAGGGACTCGGGACCAAAGTCATTGAGGAAGATGATTGA
- the LOC111798350 gene encoding uncharacterized protein LOC111798350 isoform X3 produces the protein MMLEGMRYHVQAKSIVEKGYWDDLFPLEGGGRVHLKFQFALSEDDRSRIRTMRETAMRRKQVERQDRNLNSSGSSLASSFYLNPELSDSQKCLLQVGDLSAKEAAHQSSSASTEDIPDDKPVTEKTNDTRLDQNDADTNEAKPSAIPHVNKPSPIIRSEKKIFRSQGSELSRSPAKDEKKTGSTDRKTPSMVKNVISAFESNLTQDTTPRIKPTLRSTQIGVVEKQTSLKVYQSKEGTTIDRPLARELTHDFKQNEQKRKFIEASDGTKLSEDARQSLKLKGKKNQVGGENLREKDQMNKKHDDIDAKNDGSYKKSMPEKPDYVKDEQFSSKRSGGWIFPDDRRRLCVTTGGGGNQMLEDMVGGRTSYTFSRKVEMKISTEESRRTSETRANRGKHDHQEMIKPESSDDVKPSEGPLANAFKIAVMIGFGTLVLLTRQRKKKR, from the exons ATGATGCTGGAGGGAATGAGGTATCACGTGCAG GCGAAATCAATAGTCGAGAAGGGTTACTGGGATGATCTTTTTCCTCTTGAAGGAGGAGGCCGTGTGCATTTGAAGTTCCAGTTTGCTCTTAGTGAAGATGATCGCAGTCGAATTCGAACAATG AGAGAAACCGCTatgagaagaaaacaagttGAGCGTCAAGATAGAAATCTCAATAGCTCTGGAAGCAGCCTTGCTTCATCTTTTTACCTCAACCCCGAGCTCTCAG ATTCCCAAAAATGTCTTCTCCAAGTTGGAGATCTAAGTGCTAAAGAAGCGGCTCATCAATCTTCATCAGCATCAACTGAAGATATCCCTGATGACAAGCCGGTTACTGAAAAAACAAACGACACTCGGCTCGATCAG AATGATGCAGACACAAATGAGGCTAAGCCATCAGCAATTCCCCATGTAAACAAACCTTCACCTATCATTcgttcagaaaaaaaaatcttccgTTCTCAAGGCTCAGAGTTATCCAGATCTCCAgcaaaagatgaaaagaagacCGGTTCTACAGACAGGAAAACTCCCAGCATGGTGAAAAATGTAATAAGTGCCTTTGAAAGTAACTTGACACAG GATACAACACCTCGCATTAAACCTACCCTAAGAAGTACTCAAATCGGTGTGGTAGAAAAGCAAACATCTCTAAAAGTTTATCAGTCGAAGGAAGGAACGACAATAGACCGTCCTCTTGCACGGGAGTTGACCCATGATTTCAAGCAAAATGAACAGAAACGGAAATTCATCGAGGCTTCAGATGGGACTAAATTATCTGAGGACGCTCGGCAATCGCTTAAGttgaaagggaagaagaatcAAGTTGGAGGAGAAAATTTGAGGGAAAAGGATCAAATGAATAAGAAGCATGATGATATAGATGCAAAGAATGATGGatcttataaaaaatcaatGCCTGAGAAGCCAGACTATGTCAAAGATGAACAGTTTTCTTCCAAAAGGTCTGGTGGCTGGATATTTCCAGATGATAGAAGACGGCTGTGTGTCACAACTGGTGGTGGTGGTAATCAGATGCTAGAAGATATGGTTGGAGGTCGCACTAGCTATACATTTAGCCGTAAAGTGGAAATGAAGATTTCCACGGAAGAG AGTAGAAGGACCTCAGAAACGAGGGCAAATAGGGGGAAGCATGATCATCAAGAAATGATCAAACCAGAGAGTTCAGATGATGTAAAACCTTCTGAAGGACCACTTGCCAAT GCCTTCAAAATTGCAGTAATGATTGGATTTGGAACTCTTGTTCTCCTCACCAgacaaaggaaaaagaag AGATAA
- the LOC111798350 gene encoding uncharacterized protein LOC111798350 isoform X2: protein MPGTIRVSVLEFMDLPELLPLPILIKISMGKRQYETSEKGDFSFPLTTLRDDVILVIHDAGGNEVSRAGVQAKSIVEKGYWDDLFPLEGGGRVHLKFQFALSEDDRSRIRTMRETAMRRKQVERQDRNLNSSGSSLASSFYLNPELSDSQKCLLQVGDLSAKEAAHQSSSASTEDIPDDKPVTEKTNDTRLDQNDADTNEAKPSAIPHVNKPSPIIRSEKKIFRSQGSELSRSPAKDEKKTGSTDRKTPSMVKNVISAFESNLTQDTTPRIKPTLRSTQIGVVEKQTSLKVYQSKEGTTIDRPLARELTHDFKQNEQKRKFIEASDGTKLSEDARQSLKLKGKKNQVGGENLREKDQMNKKHDDIDAKNDGSYKKSMPEKPDYVKDEQFSSKRSGGWIFPDDRRRLCVTTGGGGNQMLEDMVGGRTSYTFSRKVEMKISTEERRTSETRANRGKHDHQEMIKPESSDDVKPSEGPLANAFKIAVMIGFGTLVLLTRQRKKKR, encoded by the exons ATGCCGGGAACCATCCGAGTTTCTG tTCTGGAGTTCATGGACCTACCTGAGCTCTTGCCTTTGCCAATTTTGATTAAGA TTTCCATGGGAAAAAGACAGTATGAAACATCGGAGAAAGGAGATTTCTCATT TCCATTGACGACGCTTCGAGATGATGTGATTCTTGTAATTCATGATGCTGGAGGGAATGAGGTATCACGTGCAG GTGTTCAGGCGAAATCAATAGTCGAGAAGGGTTACTGGGATGATCTTTTTCCTCTTGAAGGAGGAGGCCGTGTGCATTTGAAGTTCCAGTTTGCTCTTAGTGAAGATGATCGCAGTCGAATTCGAACAATG AGAGAAACCGCTatgagaagaaaacaagttGAGCGTCAAGATAGAAATCTCAATAGCTCTGGAAGCAGCCTTGCTTCATCTTTTTACCTCAACCCCGAGCTCTCAG ATTCCCAAAAATGTCTTCTCCAAGTTGGAGATCTAAGTGCTAAAGAAGCGGCTCATCAATCTTCATCAGCATCAACTGAAGATATCCCTGATGACAAGCCGGTTACTGAAAAAACAAACGACACTCGGCTCGATCAG AATGATGCAGACACAAATGAGGCTAAGCCATCAGCAATTCCCCATGTAAACAAACCTTCACCTATCATTcgttcagaaaaaaaaatcttccgTTCTCAAGGCTCAGAGTTATCCAGATCTCCAgcaaaagatgaaaagaagacCGGTTCTACAGACAGGAAAACTCCCAGCATGGTGAAAAATGTAATAAGTGCCTTTGAAAGTAACTTGACACAG GATACAACACCTCGCATTAAACCTACCCTAAGAAGTACTCAAATCGGTGTGGTAGAAAAGCAAACATCTCTAAAAGTTTATCAGTCGAAGGAAGGAACGACAATAGACCGTCCTCTTGCACGGGAGTTGACCCATGATTTCAAGCAAAATGAACAGAAACGGAAATTCATCGAGGCTTCAGATGGGACTAAATTATCTGAGGACGCTCGGCAATCGCTTAAGttgaaagggaagaagaatcAAGTTGGAGGAGAAAATTTGAGGGAAAAGGATCAAATGAATAAGAAGCATGATGATATAGATGCAAAGAATGATGGatcttataaaaaatcaatGCCTGAGAAGCCAGACTATGTCAAAGATGAACAGTTTTCTTCCAAAAGGTCTGGTGGCTGGATATTTCCAGATGATAGAAGACGGCTGTGTGTCACAACTGGTGGTGGTGGTAATCAGATGCTAGAAGATATGGTTGGAGGTCGCACTAGCTATACATTTAGCCGTAAAGTGGAAATGAAGATTTCCACGGAAGAG AGAAGGACCTCAGAAACGAGGGCAAATAGGGGGAAGCATGATCATCAAGAAATGATCAAACCAGAGAGTTCAGATGATGTAAAACCTTCTGAAGGACCACTTGCCAAT GCCTTCAAAATTGCAGTAATGATTGGATTTGGAACTCTTGTTCTCCTCACCAgacaaaggaaaaagaag AGATAA
- the LOC111798352 gene encoding enhanced ethylene response protein 5 has product MRNQETTPFGVAVELTERGKEQDRRRKAWRIAAEREAAMAYLSMGEAHRRITEYLNRFSDSVASQDGASLKSLLSLSSNSPNLLALADSLNVFQDANRLIRQSDRYSQFGDILVNFFRALQCYRLGNLIDAYHAFEKSANAFTQEFRSWDSAWALEALYVVAYEIRIIAERADRELASNGKSPEKLKGAGSFLMKVFGVLAGKGPKRVGALYVTCQLFKIYFKLGTVHLCRSVIRSIETARIFDFEEFPKRDRVTYMYYTGRLEVFNENFPAADQKLSYALMHCNPQREANIRMILKYLIPVKLSMGILPTRVLLEKYNLFEYGNVVQSLTRGDPRLLRQALQEHEDRFLRSGVYLVLEKLELQVYQRLVKKIYFIQRQKDPNKAHQIKLEVIVKALQWLEVDMDVDEVECIMAILINKGLVKGYFAHKSKVAVVSKQDPFPRLNGKPVGS; this is encoded by the exons ATGCGAAATCAGGAAACGACACCGTTTGGCGTCGCCGTAGAATTGACAGAGAGAGGCAAGGAGCAGGACCGTAGAAGAAAGGCTTGGAGAATTGCAGCAGAGAGGGAGGCGGCAATGGCGTACCTGAGCATGGGAGAGGCACATAGAAGAATTACAGAGTACTTGAATCGATTTTCGGACTCTGTTGCGTCTCAAGATGGAGCTTCTCTCaaatctcttctttctctctcctccaatTCCCCCAATCTTCTCGCCCTCGCCGACTCTCTCAACGTTTTCCAG GATGCCAATCGATTAATCAGACAGTCGGATAGATATTCTCAGTTTGGAGATATATTGGTGAACTTCTTTCGTGCATTGCAGTGTTACCGTCTTGGAAATTTGATTGATGCCTATCATGCTTTCGAAAAATCCGCCAA CGCTTTCACTCAGGAATTTCGGTCTTGGGATTCAGCTTGGGCGTTGGAAGCATTGTATGTAGTTGCTTACGAGATTAGGATCATTGCAGAGAGG GCCGACCGAGAGCTGGCTTCGAATGGAAAATCCCCAGAAAAGTTGAAAGGAGCTGGCTCGTTTCTTATGAAAGTGTTTGGTGTTCTTGCC GGAAAAGGCCCTAAACGTGTTGGAGCATTGTATGTGACATGTCAGTTGTTCAAGATATACTTCAAG CTTGGTACTGTGCACTTGTGCCGTAGTGTGATAAGGAGCATTGAAACCGCTCGGATATTTGACTTTGAGGAGTTTCCTAAAAGAGACAGG GTGACCTACATGTATTATACAGGACGTCTGGAAGTTTTCAACGAGAATTTCCCTGCT GCTGACCAGAAGTTATCATACGCCTTGATGCATTGCAACCCTCAAAGAGAAGCTAATATAAG aatgatattaaaatatctcaTACCTGTGAAGCTTTCGATGGGCATCTTGCCTACAAGGGTGCTTCTCGAGAAGTATAACCTTTTTGAG TATGGAAATGTTGTGCAATCTCTTACAAGAGGTGATCCGAGGCTTCTTCGACAAGCTCTTCAAGAGCACGAAGATCG GTTCTTAAGATCAGGGGTTTATCTCGTCTTAGAGAAGTTGGAACTTCAAGTTTACCAAAGATTGGTGAAGAAAAT CTACTTTATACAAAGACAAAAGGATCCAAACAAAGCTCACCAGATCAAATTAGAAGTAATTGTAAAAGCTTTACAATGGTTGGAAGTAGACATGGACGTTGATGAG GTAGAGTGCATCATGGCCATACTCATAAATAAGGGTCTTGTGAAGGGGTACTTCGCCCACAAGAGTAAAGTTGCAGTGGTAAGCAAACAAGATCCTTTTCCTCGACTAAATGGAAAACCAGTCGGTTCATGA
- the LOC111798350 gene encoding uncharacterized protein LOC111798350 isoform X1 produces the protein MPGTIRVSVLEFMDLPELLPLPILIKISMGKRQYETSEKGDFSFPLTTLRDDVILVIHDAGGNEVSRAGVQAKSIVEKGYWDDLFPLEGGGRVHLKFQFALSEDDRSRIRTMRETAMRRKQVERQDRNLNSSGSSLASSFYLNPELSDSQKCLLQVGDLSAKEAAHQSSSASTEDIPDDKPVTEKTNDTRLDQNDADTNEAKPSAIPHVNKPSPIIRSEKKIFRSQGSELSRSPAKDEKKTGSTDRKTPSMVKNVISAFESNLTQDTTPRIKPTLRSTQIGVVEKQTSLKVYQSKEGTTIDRPLARELTHDFKQNEQKRKFIEASDGTKLSEDARQSLKLKGKKNQVGGENLREKDQMNKKHDDIDAKNDGSYKKSMPEKPDYVKDEQFSSKRSGGWIFPDDRRRLCVTTGGGGNQMLEDMVGGRTSYTFSRKVEMKISTEESRRTSETRANRGKHDHQEMIKPESSDDVKPSEGPLANAFKIAVMIGFGTLVLLTRQRKKKR, from the exons ATGCCGGGAACCATCCGAGTTTCTG tTCTGGAGTTCATGGACCTACCTGAGCTCTTGCCTTTGCCAATTTTGATTAAGA TTTCCATGGGAAAAAGACAGTATGAAACATCGGAGAAAGGAGATTTCTCATT TCCATTGACGACGCTTCGAGATGATGTGATTCTTGTAATTCATGATGCTGGAGGGAATGAGGTATCACGTGCAG GTGTTCAGGCGAAATCAATAGTCGAGAAGGGTTACTGGGATGATCTTTTTCCTCTTGAAGGAGGAGGCCGTGTGCATTTGAAGTTCCAGTTTGCTCTTAGTGAAGATGATCGCAGTCGAATTCGAACAATG AGAGAAACCGCTatgagaagaaaacaagttGAGCGTCAAGATAGAAATCTCAATAGCTCTGGAAGCAGCCTTGCTTCATCTTTTTACCTCAACCCCGAGCTCTCAG ATTCCCAAAAATGTCTTCTCCAAGTTGGAGATCTAAGTGCTAAAGAAGCGGCTCATCAATCTTCATCAGCATCAACTGAAGATATCCCTGATGACAAGCCGGTTACTGAAAAAACAAACGACACTCGGCTCGATCAG AATGATGCAGACACAAATGAGGCTAAGCCATCAGCAATTCCCCATGTAAACAAACCTTCACCTATCATTcgttcagaaaaaaaaatcttccgTTCTCAAGGCTCAGAGTTATCCAGATCTCCAgcaaaagatgaaaagaagacCGGTTCTACAGACAGGAAAACTCCCAGCATGGTGAAAAATGTAATAAGTGCCTTTGAAAGTAACTTGACACAG GATACAACACCTCGCATTAAACCTACCCTAAGAAGTACTCAAATCGGTGTGGTAGAAAAGCAAACATCTCTAAAAGTTTATCAGTCGAAGGAAGGAACGACAATAGACCGTCCTCTTGCACGGGAGTTGACCCATGATTTCAAGCAAAATGAACAGAAACGGAAATTCATCGAGGCTTCAGATGGGACTAAATTATCTGAGGACGCTCGGCAATCGCTTAAGttgaaagggaagaagaatcAAGTTGGAGGAGAAAATTTGAGGGAAAAGGATCAAATGAATAAGAAGCATGATGATATAGATGCAAAGAATGATGGatcttataaaaaatcaatGCCTGAGAAGCCAGACTATGTCAAAGATGAACAGTTTTCTTCCAAAAGGTCTGGTGGCTGGATATTTCCAGATGATAGAAGACGGCTGTGTGTCACAACTGGTGGTGGTGGTAATCAGATGCTAGAAGATATGGTTGGAGGTCGCACTAGCTATACATTTAGCCGTAAAGTGGAAATGAAGATTTCCACGGAAGAG AGTAGAAGGACCTCAGAAACGAGGGCAAATAGGGGGAAGCATGATCATCAAGAAATGATCAAACCAGAGAGTTCAGATGATGTAAAACCTTCTGAAGGACCACTTGCCAAT GCCTTCAAAATTGCAGTAATGATTGGATTTGGAACTCTTGTTCTCCTCACCAgacaaaggaaaaagaag AGATAA
- the LOC111798351 gene encoding ectonucleotide pyrophosphatase/phosphodiesterase family member 1-like — protein MGPDSNPPPPSPQREKPSPTADQEEESSSPSTALLSSNPSHKRSIVFISLTFSTCFALSAAFAFAFLFFSAASTSDGVNSTARALSKLKRPVVLLISSDGFRFGYQFKTSTPNIDRLIANGTEAERGLIPVFPTLTFPNHYSIVTGLYPAYHGIINNFFLDPVTGDAFTMGNHDPKWWLGEPLWETVVNQGLSAATVFWVGAEVNKGSWSCPANFCHHYNGSVPFEERVDMILQYFDLPSEEIPEFMTLYFEDPDHQGHKVGPDDPQITDAVARIDLMLGKLISGLEKRGVFEDVNVILVGDHGMVGTCDKKLIFLEDLAPWIVIPERWVQSRTPLLAIRPPSDVSPSDVVLKMNEALQSGKVENGKYLKMYVKEELPSRLHYSASDRIPPVIGLVDEGFKVEMKNSKGKECGGDHGYDNAIFSMRTIFIGHGPRFARGRKVPSFENVQIYNLVTSILNIKPASNNGSASFPQSVLLPSP, from the coding sequence ATGGGTCCCGATTCCaatccgccgccgccgtctccGCAGCGTGAAAAGCCAAGTCCGACGGCTGATCAGGAAGAAGAATCGTCTAGCCCTTCCACCGCTTTGCTCTCTTCAAACCCATCTCACAAAAGAAGCATTGTCTTCATTTCTCTTACTTTCAGTACTTGTTTCGCTCTCTCCGCCGCCTTTGCCTTcgccttcctcttcttctccgCCGCCTCCACTTCCGACGGCGTCAACTCCACCGCCCGTGCTCTCTCTAAGCTGAAACGTCCAGTGGTTCTATTGATCTCCTCCGATGGGTTTCGATTTGGGTATCAATTCAAAACCTCAACCCCAAACATTGACCGTCTGATTGCAAATGGGACCGAGGCCGAGAGGGGTTTGATTCCTGTTTTTCCAACTCTAACTTTTCCCAATCATTACTCGATCGTCACTGGCCTTTATCCCGCCTATCACGGCATAATCAACAACTTTTTTCTTGATCCGGTGACCGGAGACGCCTTCACGATGGGTAATCACGACCCTAAGTGGTGGCTCGGCGAGCCGCTGTGGGAGACGGTGGTCAATCAAGGGCTCAGTGCAGCAACAGTCTTCTGGGTCGGTGCTGAGGTAAACAAAGGCTCATGGTCTTGCCCTGCAAATTTCTGTCATCATTATAATGGTTCGGTTCCATTTGAGGAACGAGTAGATATGATTTTGCAGTACTTTGATTTGCCTAGTGAGGAAATTCCTGAGTTCATGACTCTGTATTTTGAGGACCCAGATCATCAGGGTCACAAGGTTGGTCCTGATGATCCCCAAATCACTGATGCTGTAGCTAGAATTGATCTAATGCTTGGTAAACTAATTTCTGGCCTGGAAAAAAGAGGGGTTTTCGAGGATGTTAATGTAATCTTGGTTGGTGATCATGGAATGGTCGGAACCTGTGATAAGAAGTTGATTTTTCTTGAGGATTTAGCTCCATGGATTGTGATTCCAGAGAGGTGGGTTCAATCAAGAACACCTCTGCTGGCAATTCGTCCACCTTCTGATGTTTCACCTTCTGATGTTGTCTTGAAAATGAATGAAGCTTTGCAATCTGGGAAAGTTGAGAATGGGAAGTATCTGAAAATGTATGTCAAGGAAGAGCTTCCGTCTCGGCTTCACTACAGTGCGAGCGATCGGATTCCTCCGGTGATCGGGTTGGTTGACGAGGGATTTAAGGTGGAGATGAAGAACAGTAAAGGGAAGGAGTGTGGAGGAGATCATGGGTATGACAATGCCATATTTTCCATGAGAACCATTTTCATTGGCCATGGTCCACGGTTTGCAAGAGGGAGAAAAGTCCCATCTTTCGAAAACGTTCAGATATACAACTTGGTTACTTCAATTCTCAACATCAAACCTGCTTCTAACAATGGTTCTGCATCATTTCCCCAATCTGTTCTCTTGCCTTCACCATAG
- the LOC111799058 gene encoding probable polyamine oxidase 5, which yields MVEKKAKIVIIGAGMAGLTAANKLFSAPGTEDLFDISVVEGGGRIGGRINTVEFMGQKIEMGATWIHGICGSPIHEIADQINALHSDQPWEFMNGWSGHSTTVAEGGVEISPAIIDPVSSLFKNLIDFSQGKIAGDSDFLRQAKSDKLSIGAYLRRGLDSYLISEKGEIEFNECKGWNQKSLEEAIFAMYENIQRTYTSAGELSTVDLVAESEYQVFPGDEIAIPKGYSTVIQSLASVLPPGLVQLGKNVTKIEWHPEPDAQDVSTPVRIHFSDGSDIYADHVIVTVSLGVLKAGTQQESGMFDPPLPSFKTEAISRLGFGVVNKLFLQLAPTTNDGEELKSTNKSPRLNFVFHRPDSEFRRKKIPWWIRKTSFLRPIYQNSSILLSWFAGEEALHMEKLNDEEVINGVSTTISNFQIPNSESDCNDFEANSKGSVKFSKVLKSQWGSDPLFQGSYSYIAVGSSGEDLDAMAEPLPRTEESPKAPLLQILFAGEATHRSHYSTTHGAYFSGLREANRLLHHYNCI from the coding sequence ATGGTGGAGAAGAAGGCGAAAATTGTGATTATAGGCGCCGGAATGGCGGGACTCACGGCGGCGAATAAGCTCTTCAGTGCCCCCGGTACGGAGGATTTGTTCGATATCTCCGTCGTGGAGGGCGGCGGAAGAATCGGCGGCCGAATCAACACGGTGGAGTTCATGGGCCAGAAAATAGAGATGGGTGCCACGTGGATCCACGGCATCTGCGGCAGCCCAATTCATGAAATCGCCGATCAAATCAACGCCCTTCATTCTGACCAGCCATGGGAGTTCATGAACGGCTGGTCCGGCCACTCTACTACCGTCGCAGAAGGTGGCGTCGAGATCTCGCCGGCCATCATCGACCCCGTTTCCTCTCTCTTCAAGAACCTCATTGATTTCTCTCAGGGAAAAATCGCCGGCGACTCTGACTTTCTCCGGCAAGCAAAGTCCGACAAGCTCAGTATCGGAGCTTATCTCCGGCGAGGCCTTGATTCGTACTTGATTTCTGAAAAGGGCGAAATCGAGTTCAATGAGTGTAAAGGATGGAACCAAAAATCCCTCGAGGAAGCCATTTTCGCCATGTATGAAAACATCCAAAGAACTTACACCTCCGCCGGAGAGCTCTCGACGGTGGATCTCGTTGCGGAAAGTGAGTACCAAGTGTTCCCCGGCGATGAAATCGCCATCCCCAAAGGCTATTCGACCGTAATCCAATCACTCGCCTCTGTTCTTCCTCCTGGTTTAGTCCAATTGGGCAAAAATGTCACCAAAATCGAATGGCACCCCGAACCAGACGCCCAGGATGTTTCAACGCCGGTGAGAATCCATTTTTCCGACGGGTCCGACATATACGCCGATCACGTAATCGTCACCGTTTCACTCGGAGTCCTCAAGGCTGGAACTCAACAAGAATCCGGTATGTTTGATCCGCCGTTGCCGTCGTTCAAAACAGAGGCGATTTCCCGGCTCGGATTTGGTGTCGTTAACAAGCTGTTTCTCCAGCTAGCTCCGACCACCAACGACGGCGAAGAATTGAAGAGTACCAACAAATCACCTCGCCTGAATTTCGTTTTCCACCGGCCGGATTCGGAATTTCGACGGAAAAAAATCCCATGGTGGATAAGAAAAACCAGTTTCCTCCGACCAATCTACCAAAATTCGTCAATATTATTGTCCTGGTTCGCCGGAGAAGAAGCTCTTCACATGGAAAAACTCAACGACGAAGAAGTCATCAATGGAGTTTCAACAACCATCAGTAACTTCCAAATTCCGAATTCAGAATCAGATTGCAACGACTTCGAAGCAAATTCGAAGGGGAGCGTTAAATTCAGTAAAGTATTGAAGAGCCAATGGGGCAGCGATCCTCTGTTTCAGGGTTCATACTCATACATTGCAGTGGGATCAAGCGGGGAAGATTTGGACGCCATGGCAGAGCCATTACCAAGAACAGAGGAATCTCCAAAAGCTCCATTACTTCAGATTCTGTTTGCAGGTGAAGCAACTCACAGAAGCCATTATTCCACAACACATGGAGCTTATTTCAGTGGCCTTAGAGAGGCCAATAGGCTGCTTCACCATTACAATTGCATTTGA